One part of the Lotus japonicus ecotype B-129 chromosome 2, LjGifu_v1.2 genome encodes these proteins:
- the LOC130738198 gene encoding PH, RCC1 and FYVE domains-containing protein 1-like has translation MADLARYGNANRDIQQALIALKKGAQLLKYGRKGKPKFCPFRLSNDGSTLIWISSSGERNLKLSSVSRIIPGQRTAVFKRYLRPEKEYLSFSLIYDSGKRSLDLICKDKVEAEAWISGLKSLISSGQGGRSKIDGWSDEGLNLDDSRDLTSNSPSDSSASASRDISSPDVPASLPNTSPKSFWPDNIVNSERSHAPSDSTNMQVKGSGPDAFRVSVSSAPSTSSHGSAPDDYDALGDVYIWGDIICENVQVSADKSVSYFSPRADALIPKPLESNVVLDVHHIACGVRHASLVTRQGEVFTWGEESGGRLGHGVGKNVVQPRLVEALTSTTVDFVACGEFHSCAVTVAGELYTWGDGTHHAGLLGHGTDVSHWIPKRIAGPLEGLQIASVACGPWHTALITLSGQLFTFGDGTFGVLGHGDRGNISCPREVESLSGLRTIAVACGVWHTAAVVEVIATQTSASLSSGKLFTWGDGDKNRLGHGDKEARLKPTCVPALIEYNFHKIACGHSLTVGLTISGRVFTMGSTVYGQLGNPKSDGKLPCLVGDKIAGESAEEIACGAYHVAVLTSKNEVYTWGKGANGRLGHGDLEDRKTPTLVEALKDRHVKYIACGSNYSAAICLHKWVSGAEQSQCSACRQAFGFTRKRHNCYNCGLVHCHSCSSRKALRAALAPNPGKPYRVCESCYVKLNKVAETNHNNRRSALPRLSGENKDRLDKSELRLSKSVIPSNMDLIKQLDSKAAKQGKKADTFSLVRSSQGPSLLQLKDVVFSTAVDLKRTVPRPVVAPSGVSSRSVSPFSQRPSPPRSATPIPTTSGLSFSKNIADRLKKTNEILNQEVQMLRAQVESLRKRSELQELELQRSTKKTQEALALASEESAKSKAAKEVIKSLTAQLKDLAERLPPGVYDAENIRPPYQPNGIHYPDSNGEQHSKAELISSPSSASIGLGSSLSNGNLGNFAGANGTNSHEQIRTLVTSNGTNNYPGVKFPNGGADFQASSNIISGTVDGRDSGNFQDDESGLKSKNAVLAANSNHIEAEWIEQYEPGVYITLVALRDGTRDLKRVRFSRRKFGENQAEIWWSENREKVYEKYNVRSGDKSSSQAALREEGAGSPVSRKA, from the exons ATGGCAGATCTTGCTAGATACGGGAATGCCAACCGTGACATTCAACAA GCACTAATTGCCTTGAAAAAGGGTGCTCAACTGCTTAAATATGGTCGTAAGGGAAAGCCCAAGTTTTGCCCATTTAGACTTTCCAAT GATGGATCAACTTTAATCTGGATTTCAAGTAGTGGAGAAAGAAATCTGAAGCTATCTTCTGTCTCAAGAATTATTCCTGGACAAAGAACT GCTGTTTTCAAACGTTACTTGCGTCCTGAAAAGGAGTATTTGTCCTTTTCACTTATTTATGATAGCGGAAAGCGATCCCTTGACCTG ATTTGCAAAGATAAAGTTGAGGCAGAAGCGTGGATTTCTGGTCTCAAATCACTGATCTCTTCTGGCCAAGGTGGTCGGTCCAAAATTGATGGATGGAGTGATGAGGGCCTCAATCTTGAT GATAGCAGAGATTTAACATCAAATAGTCCAAGCGACAGTTCAGCTAGTGCGTCACGAGACATTAGTTCTCCTGACGTTCCTGCGAGTCTTCCAAATACCTCACCAAAGTCCTTTTGGCCTGACAATATTGTAAATTCTGAAAGGTCACATGCACCATCAGACTCAACAAATATGCAAGTAAAAGGATCTGGTCCAGATGCTTTTCGTGTCAGTGTTTCAAGTGCCCCCAGCACGTCTAGTCATGGATCTGCACCAGATGACTATGATGCTCTGGGGGATGTATATATATGGGGGGATATTATCTGTGAAAACGTGCAAGTTAGTGCCGATAAAAGTGTCAGTTATTTCAGTCCAAGGGCAGATGCGCTTATCCCCAAACCCCTAGAGTCCAATGTAGTTTTAGATGTACATCATATAGCATGTGGAGTTAGACATGCTTCTTTAGTCACTAGGCAAGGTGAGGTTTTTACGTGGGGTGAAGAATCAGGAGGACGCCTTGGCCATGGTGTTGGGAAAAATGTGGTTCAACCTCGTCTAGTTGAAGCATTGACTTCTACAACTGTTGATTTTGTTGCCTGTGGGGAGTTCCATTCCTGTGCTGTTACAGTGGCCGGTGAACTATATACATGGGGTGATGGTACTCATCATGCTGGGCTGCTTGGTCATGGAACTGATGTTAGTCATTGGATACCAAAGAGAATTGCCGGTCCATTAGAGGGACTTCAAATTGCATCTGTTGCCTGTGGTCCGTGGCACACTGCCTTGATAACTTTAAGTGGGCAGCTCTTTACATTTGGTGATGGAACTTTTGGTGTCTTGGGTCATGGTGATAGGGGAAACATTTCATGTCCtagagaagtggaatccttatCAGGGCTGAGGACAATAGCTGTTGCATGTGGAGTGTGGCACACTGCAGCCGTGGTAGAGGTTATTGCAACGCAAACTAGTGCGAGTTTATCATCAGGTAAATTGTTTACTTGGGGTGATGGAGACAAAAATCGCCTTGGGCATGGGGATAAGGAGGCACGACTTAAACCAACTTGTGTGCCTGCACTTATTGAGTACAATTTTCATAAAATTGCTTGTGGACACAGTTTGACAGTAGGCCTGACAATATCTGGACGTGTTTTTACCATGGGAAGTACTGTATATGGTCAGCTTGGGAATCCCAAGTCTGATGGAAAGCTGCCCTGCTTGGTTGGAGACAAGATTGCTGGGGAGTCCGCTGAAGAAATCGCATGTGGTGCATATCACGTGGCTGTTTTAACATCCAAAAATGAAGTTTACACTTGGGGTAAGGGTGCAAATGGGAGATTGGGTCATGGAGATCTTGAAGATCGAAAAACACCAACTCTGGTTGAAGCATTGAAGGACCGACATGTGAAATATATTGCATGTGGTTCAAACTACTCGGCTGCCATATGCCTTCATAAGTGGGTATCTGGTGCTGAGCAGTCTCAATGCTCTGCCTGTAGACAGGCATTTGGCTTCACTAGAAAGAGGCACAATTGTTACAACTGTGGACTTGTGCACTGCCATTCATGCAGTTCAAGGAAAGCATTAAGAGCAGCACTAGCTCCTAATCCTGGCAAGCCATATCGTGTTTGTGAATCTTGTTATGTAAAATTGAACAAGGTTGCAGAAACTAACCATAATAATCGGAGGAGTGCTTTGCCACGTCTGTCGGGTGAAAACAAGGATAGGTTAGACAAGTCTGAGCTAAGATTGTCCAAGTCAGTAATTCCTTCTAACATGGATTTGATAAAGCAGCTAGATAGTAAGGCAGCCAAACAAGGAAAGAAGGCTGATACATTCTCACTAGTTCGCTCCTCGCAAGGACCTTCCTTGCTACAGCTGAAAGATGTTGTATTCTCGACTGCTGTTGATCTGAAACGAACTGTTCCAAGACCGGTGGTTGCACCATCTGGAGTAAGTTCAAGGTCTGTGTCCCCTTTCTCTCAGAGACCAAGCCCTCCTCGTTCTGCTACACCTATTCCAACAACATCAGGGCTTTCCTTCTCCAAAAATATTGCTGATAGgttaaagaaaacaaatgaaattTTAAATCAGGAAGTGCAGATGTTACGTGCTCAG GTTGAGAGCCTGAGGAAGAGATCTGAACTACAAGAGTTAGAGCTTCAAAGGTCAACAAAAAAGACACAAGAAGCTTTGGCACTGGCTTCTGAGGAATCTGCTAAATCTAAAGCTGCAAAAGAAGTTATAAAGTCACTTACGGCACAG CTCAAAGATCTGGCTGAGAGGCTTCCTCCTGGAGTTTATGATGCTGAGAACATTAGACCACCTTACCAGCCAAATGGCATCCACTATCCAGACTCAAATGGGGAGCAGCACTCCAAGGCAGAATTAATCAGCAGCCCTAGTTCGGCTTCCATAGGACTTGGATCCTCGCTGTCGAATGGAAATTTGGGGAATTTTGCAGGAGCCAATGGAACCAATAGTCACGAGCAAATCCGTACCCTCGTGACCTCTAATGGGACCAATAATTATCCAGGTGTGAAATTTCCAAATGGTGGTGCTGATTTTCAGGCAAGCAGCAATATCATATCAGGCACTGTTGATGGAAGGGATTCTGGGAATTTCCAAGATGATGAGAGTGGTCTGAAATCAAAGAATGCTGTGCTGGCTGCTAATAGTAATCATATTGAGGCAGAGTGGATTGAACAGTATGAACCTGGTGTCTATATAACCCTTGTGGCCCTGCGTGATGGAACTAGAGATCTGAAGCGAGTACGATTCAG CCGGAGGAAATTCGGAGAGAACCAAGCAGAGATTTGGTGGTCAGAGAACCGGGAGAAGGTATATGAAAAATACAATGTTCGTAGTGGGGACAAGTCTTCCAGCCAAGCAGCACTTAGGGAAGAGGGCGCTGGTTCTCCTGTTTCCCGAAAAGCTTAG